A stretch of the Tardiphaga sp. 709 genome encodes the following:
- a CDS encoding DUF1007 family protein, with protein sequence MNRFLGLIAIMAALAGGITAASAHPHVFVTASSELIYAPDGTITGVRHAWVFDDMFSTYALQGIESKTKGVYTREELAPLAQTNVESLKEFAFFTFAKVEGKKQRFNDPVDYYLEKRDAALVLHFTLPFKTPFKAKKMELEIFDPSFFVDFGLEKKDPIKLAGAPASCTMAIQRPSDGAAKAQTMNEDTFMNGENSNYGAMFANKITVDCP encoded by the coding sequence ATGAACCGCTTTCTCGGTCTGATCGCGATCATGGCTGCGCTGGCCGGCGGCATCACCGCCGCCTCCGCCCACCCGCATGTCTTTGTCACGGCATCGAGCGAACTAATCTACGCGCCGGACGGCACCATCACCGGCGTGCGCCATGCCTGGGTGTTCGACGACATGTTCTCGACCTATGCGTTGCAGGGCATCGAGAGCAAGACCAAGGGCGTCTATACCCGCGAGGAACTGGCGCCGCTGGCCCAGACCAATGTGGAGTCGCTGAAGGAATTCGCCTTCTTCACCTTCGCCAAGGTCGAGGGTAAGAAGCAGCGCTTCAACGATCCCGTCGACTATTATCTGGAGAAGCGTGACGCCGCGCTGGTGCTGCACTTCACGCTGCCGTTCAAGACGCCGTTCAAAGCCAAGAAGATGGAGCTGGAAATCTTCGATCCGAGCTTCTTCGTCGATTTCGGTCTGGAGAAGAAAGATCCGATCAAGCTGGCCGGCGCGCCGGCCTCCTGCACGATGGCGATCCAGCGCCCGTCGGACGGCGCCGCCAAGGCGCAGACCATGAATGAAGACACCTTCATGAATGGCGAGAACAGCAATTACGGCGCCATGTTCGCCAACAAGATCACGGTCGATTGCCCATGA
- a CDS encoding M3 family metallopeptidase produces the protein MSETSVSPVASKGHENPLLKAWQTPFETPPFDEIRPEHFMPAFEQAFFDHSAEIAAIVNDPAAPDFANTITALERSGKLLSRVASVFYDLVSAHSNPAILEIDKDVSSRMARHWNPIMMNAVLFGRIVALHDKRAELGLTTEQMRLLERTYTRFHRSGAGLDEAAKARMAEINERLAHLGTSFSHHLLGDEQEWFMELGEGDLDGLAESFVASARASADERGMTGKAIITTSRSSMEPFLKSSARRDLRERAYKAFIQRGNNGNANDNNDTIVEILKLREETAKILGFPTFAAYRLEDSMAKTPEAVRGLLERVWKPARARALADRDALQELIAEEGGNFKLAAWDWRYYAEKLRQRRANFDDAAIKPYLTLDHMIAAQFDTATRLFGITFAERKDVPVWHPDVRVWEVKDAKGALKAIFYGDYFARPSKRSGAWMTSLRDQQKLDGDVAPLVLNICNFAKGTDGQPSLLSPDDARTLFHEFGHGLHGMLSNVTYPSLSGTSVFTDFVELPSQLYEHWQEQPQVLQTFAKHYQTGEPLPDDLLKRFIAARKFNQGFATVEFVSSALIDLEFHTQPASAFADVAAFEKKELEKIGMPEEIALRHRPTQFGHIFSGDHYASGYYSYMWSEVMDADAFGAFEEAGNIFDPVVAKRLHDDIYSSGGSVDPEAAYIAFRGRAPAPDALLRRRGLLEEPEAA, from the coding sequence ATGTCAGAAACGTCGGTCTCGCCGGTTGCGTCGAAAGGTCACGAAAATCCGCTTCTGAAAGCCTGGCAGACCCCGTTCGAGACCCCGCCATTCGACGAGATCAGGCCCGAGCACTTCATGCCGGCCTTCGAACAGGCGTTTTTCGACCATTCGGCCGAGATTGCCGCGATCGTGAACGATCCGGCCGCGCCTGACTTTGCCAATACGATCACGGCGCTGGAGCGCTCCGGCAAGTTGCTCAGCCGCGTGGCGTCGGTGTTCTACGATCTGGTGTCGGCGCATTCCAATCCGGCGATCCTGGAGATCGACAAGGACGTGTCGTCGCGGATGGCGCGGCACTGGAATCCGATCATGATGAATGCCGTGCTGTTCGGCCGCATCGTGGCGCTGCACGACAAGCGCGCCGAGCTCGGCCTCACCACAGAGCAGATGCGTCTCCTGGAGCGGACCTATACGCGCTTTCATCGTTCGGGCGCCGGCCTCGACGAGGCCGCCAAGGCGCGGATGGCCGAGATCAACGAGCGGCTGGCGCATCTCGGCACCAGCTTTAGCCATCATCTGCTGGGCGACGAGCAGGAGTGGTTCATGGAGCTCGGCGAAGGCGATCTCGATGGGCTCGCCGAGAGCTTCGTCGCCTCTGCCAGGGCCTCGGCCGACGAGCGCGGCATGACCGGCAAGGCGATCATCACCACGTCGCGCTCATCGATGGAGCCGTTCCTGAAGAGCTCAGCGCGGCGCGACCTGCGCGAGCGGGCCTACAAGGCCTTCATCCAGCGCGGCAACAACGGCAATGCCAACGACAACAACGACACCATCGTCGAAATCCTGAAGCTGCGCGAAGAGACCGCGAAGATCCTGGGCTTCCCGACCTTCGCCGCCTACCGCCTGGAAGACTCCATGGCAAAGACGCCGGAAGCCGTGCGCGGTCTGCTGGAGCGCGTCTGGAAGCCGGCCCGCGCCCGCGCACTGGCCGACCGCGATGCGCTGCAGGAGCTGATTGCGGAGGAGGGGGGCAACTTCAAGCTCGCCGCCTGGGATTGGCGCTATTATGCCGAAAAGCTGCGCCAGCGCCGCGCCAATTTCGATGATGCGGCGATCAAACCCTATCTCACGCTCGACCATATGATCGCGGCGCAATTCGACACCGCGACGCGCTTGTTCGGTATCACCTTCGCCGAGCGCAAGGACGTGCCGGTCTGGCATCCCGACGTTCGCGTCTGGGAGGTCAAAGATGCCAAGGGGGCGCTCAAGGCTATCTTCTATGGCGACTACTTCGCCCGGCCGTCGAAGCGCTCCGGCGCCTGGATGACCTCGCTGCGCGACCAGCAGAAGCTCGACGGCGACGTGGCGCCGCTGGTGCTGAACATCTGCAACTTCGCGAAGGGCACCGACGGCCAGCCATCGCTGCTGTCGCCGGACGATGCGCGCACGCTGTTCCATGAATTCGGCCATGGCCTGCACGGCATGCTGTCCAACGTCACCTATCCCTCGCTGTCGGGCACCTCGGTGTTCACCGACTTCGTCGAACTGCCGTCGCAGCTCTATGAACACTGGCAGGAGCAGCCGCAGGTGCTGCAGACCTTCGCCAAGCACTACCAGACCGGTGAGCCGCTGCCCGACGATCTGCTGAAGCGGTTCATCGCTGCCCGCAAGTTCAATCAGGGCTTTGCCACGGTGGAGTTCGTGTCATCCGCGCTGATCGATCTCGAATTCCACACCCAGCCGGCTTCGGCCTTCGCCGATGTCGCGGCCTTCGAGAAGAAGGAGCTGGAGAAAATCGGTATGCCCGAGGAAATCGCGCTGCGGCACCGCCCGACCCAGTTCGGACACATCTTCTCAGGCGATCATTATGCGTCTGGCTACTACAGCTACATGTGGTCCGAAGTGATGGATGCGGACGCCTTCGGCGCCTTCGAGGAAGCCGGCAATATCTTTGATCCCGTGGTGGCCAAGCGATTGCATGACGACATCTATTCGTCGGGCGGTTCTGTCGATCCGGAAGCGGCCTATATTGCATTCCGCGGTCGTGCCCCGGCACCGGATGCGCTGCTGCGGCGGCGTGGGTTGCTGGAAGAGCCTGAGGCGGCGTGA
- a CDS encoding type III PLP-dependent enzyme, with translation MTERIQEFLRARRNEGTDVEPCLVVDLEVVRDNFQSFAKALPDSRVFYAVKANPAPEVLSLLASMGSCFDCASVQEIQMALDAGATPDRISFGNTIKKERDIARAHALGIGLFSVDCAAEVEKIARAAPGARVFCRILYDCAGAEWPLSRKFGCDPEMAVDVLDLAKRLGLEPYGISFHVGSQQRKVKAWDRALAMASSVFRDCAERGINLSMVNMGGGFPTKYLKEVPAVVQYGRSIFRALRKHFGNAIPETIIEPGRGMVGNAGIIEAEVVLISKKSDEDDVRWVYLDIGKFGGLAETMDESIRYAIKTPHDGAEMTPCVLAGPTCDSADVMYEKLPYPLPVTLEIGDKLLIEGTGAYTSTYSAVAFNGFPPLRTFHI, from the coding sequence ATGACCGAACGTATTCAGGAATTCCTCCGCGCCCGCCGCAACGAGGGCACCGATGTCGAGCCGTGCCTCGTCGTCGACCTCGAAGTCGTGCGCGACAACTTCCAGAGCTTTGCGAAGGCTTTGCCCGACAGCCGCGTGTTCTACGCGGTGAAGGCAAACCCGGCGCCGGAAGTGCTGTCGCTGCTGGCCTCGATGGGCTCGTGCTTCGACTGCGCGTCGGTGCAGGAAATCCAGATGGCGCTCGACGCTGGCGCCACGCCGGACCGCATCTCTTTCGGCAACACCATCAAGAAGGAACGCGACATCGCGCGCGCCCATGCGCTCGGCATCGGCCTATTCTCGGTCGACTGCGCCGCTGAAGTTGAGAAGATCGCGCGCGCCGCTCCCGGCGCCCGCGTGTTCTGCCGCATCCTCTACGATTGCGCCGGCGCCGAGTGGCCGCTGTCGCGCAAGTTCGGCTGCGATCCGGAAATGGCTGTCGACGTGCTGGACCTCGCCAAGCGTCTTGGCCTGGAGCCCTATGGCATTTCGTTCCATGTCGGCTCGCAGCAGCGCAAGGTGAAGGCATGGGACCGCGCGCTGGCGATGGCCTCGTCGGTGTTCCGTGACTGCGCCGAGCGCGGGATCAACCTGTCCATGGTCAATATGGGCGGCGGCTTCCCGACCAAGTACCTCAAGGAAGTCCCGGCGGTCGTGCAGTACGGCCGTTCGATCTTCCGTGCGCTGCGCAAGCACTTCGGCAACGCGATTCCGGAGACCATCATCGAGCCGGGTCGCGGCATGGTCGGCAATGCCGGCATCATCGAAGCCGAAGTCGTTCTGATCTCGAAGAAGAGCGACGAGGACGATGTGCGCTGGGTGTATCTGGACATCGGCAAGTTCGGCGGTCTCGCCGAGACCATGGACGAGTCGATCCGCTACGCCATCAAGACGCCGCATGACGGCGCCGAGATGACACCCTGCGTGCTCGCCGGCCCGACCTGCGATTCGGCCGACGTGATGTATGAGAAGCTGCCGTATCCACTGCCCGTGACGCTCGAGATCGGCGACAAGCTGCTGATCGAAGGCACCGGCGCCTATACGTCGACCTATTCGGCGGTGGCGTTCAACGGCTTCCCGCCGCTGCGCACCTTCCATATCTGA
- a CDS encoding N-acetyltransferase produces MTDLHETATNNTVALPIAAPSYEIRAERGSDVAARESLLDVCFGASRHARTCQRLRDGRLPAEGLAFSAVVHGRLVGTIRLWHVDAGGRAALMLGPLAVDPGARDLGLGAALMNHAIAEASARGHGAVVLLGDAPYYARFGFMPRKMTDLALPGPFERDRLLGLELKPGALDGARGIIFGSGKWVRKAAEPAGLAHAA; encoded by the coding sequence ATGACCGATCTGCACGAGACCGCCACGAACAACACTGTTGCCCTGCCCATCGCAGCCCCTTCGTACGAGATCCGTGCGGAACGTGGCTCCGACGTCGCCGCCCGTGAATCTCTGCTGGATGTGTGCTTCGGCGCTTCGCGCCATGCCCGCACCTGCCAGCGACTGCGTGACGGACGACTGCCCGCCGAAGGCCTGGCCTTCTCGGCGGTGGTGCATGGCAGGCTGGTCGGCACGATCAGGCTTTGGCATGTCGACGCCGGGGGCCGAGCAGCACTGATGCTCGGCCCCCTGGCGGTCGATCCGGGTGCCCGCGACCTTGGCCTTGGCGCCGCGTTGATGAATCACGCGATCGCCGAGGCCTCGGCGCGCGGCCACGGTGCCGTCGTGCTGCTCGGCGACGCCCCTTATTACGCTCGCTTCGGCTTCATGCCCCGGAAAATGACCGATCTGGCGCTGCCCGGCCCGTTCGAGCGCGACCGCCTGCTCGGCCTCGAACTGAAGCCCGGAGCGCTGGATGGCGCCCGCGGCATCATCTTCGGAAGCGGTAAATGGGTCCGCAAGGCTGCTGAGCCTGCCGGTCTGGCCCACGCAGCTTGA
- a CDS encoding RidA family protein, with protein sequence MTRKLISTGSPFEKTAGYSRAVVDGDFCFVSGTTGYDYTTMILPADVTAQTQNCFKTIEAALKEAGFAMADIVRAIYYITDASDADKVFAVTGAHLGEIRPAATLLVVAGLYKPEMKVEIEVTAKRRS encoded by the coding sequence ATGACGCGCAAACTGATTTCCACCGGATCGCCATTCGAAAAGACCGCTGGCTACAGCCGTGCGGTGGTCGACGGCGATTTCTGCTTCGTGTCCGGAACCACCGGCTACGATTACACCACCATGATCTTGCCGGCCGATGTCACGGCACAGACACAGAACTGCTTCAAGACCATTGAAGCCGCGCTGAAGGAGGCCGGCTTTGCCATGGCCGATATCGTGCGCGCGATCTACTACATCACCGACGCCAGCGACGCCGACAAGGTGTTCGCGGTGACCGGCGCCCATCTCGGCGAGATCAGGCCCGCTGCCACGCTTCTCGTGGTCGCCGGGCTCTACAAGCCCGAGATGAAAGTCGAAATCGAAGTGACCGCCAAGCGGCGCAGCTGA
- the rnk gene encoding nucleoside diphosphate kinase regulator: MIHTLRTELPPITLRRSDRERLGVLADAAAEKYPVTADFLAGEVERATIVPDAHPLPGIVGMESDVTFRDDISGQEKHVTLVYPTSADVDAGRISVLTPIGAALIGLSAGQSITFETPSGEPRSLTVLSVGTRR, from the coding sequence ATGATCCATACCCTTCGCACTGAGCTGCCGCCCATCACACTCCGCCGTAGCGACCGTGAGCGTCTCGGCGTGCTAGCTGACGCCGCTGCAGAGAAATACCCTGTGACCGCCGACTTTCTGGCCGGCGAAGTTGAGCGCGCGACGATCGTGCCTGACGCTCATCCATTGCCCGGGATCGTCGGCATGGAGTCCGATGTGACGTTCCGCGACGATATCAGCGGGCAGGAAAAGCACGTCACACTGGTCTATCCGACCTCCGCCGACGTGGACGCCGGGCGAATTTCGGTATTGACCCCGATCGGAGCCGCGCTTATCGGCCTTTCTGCGGGGCAGTCCATTACATTCGAGACGCCCTCGGGGGAACCACGTTCGCTGACCGTTCTCTCGGTCGGCACACGGCGCTGA
- a CDS encoding homospermidine synthase encodes MSSSPASPIYAKITGPIVIVGFGSIGKGMVPMIERHLDYDKSRITVLDPKDEGRKALCDKHGLRFIQQGLTRENYRELLTPLLTEGGGQGFCVNLSVDTGSVDIMELCNELGALYIDTVNEPWLGFYFDASKGAEARSNYALRETTLAAKKARKPGSTTAVSCCGANPGMVSFFVKQALLNVASDLKLNAPQPKTKAEWADLMRQAGIKGVHIAERDTQRSKSPKPPEVFVNTWSVEGFLSEGVQPSELGWGTHEKWMPENAHTHEAGCGAAIYLMQPGANTRVRTWCPTRGAQYGFLVTHNESISISDYFTVRDASGTAVFRPTCHYAYHPADDAVLSLHEMFGSGKMQTKHHILDENEIVDGIDELGVLLYGHGNNAYWFGSQLSIEETRELAPYQNATGLQVTSAVLGGMVWALEHPNEGIVEADEIDFERLLEIQTPYLGPVKGYYTDWTPLEGRPGLFPEDIDTSDPWQFKNVLVR; translated from the coding sequence ATGTCCTCATCCCCCGCCTCGCCGATCTACGCGAAGATCACTGGCCCCATCGTGATCGTCGGCTTCGGCTCGATCGGCAAAGGCATGGTGCCAATGATTGAGCGGCATCTCGACTACGACAAGTCGCGCATCACCGTGCTCGACCCCAAGGATGAGGGCCGCAAGGCGCTGTGCGACAAGCATGGCCTGCGCTTCATCCAGCAGGGGCTGACCCGGGAGAATTATCGCGAACTGCTAACGCCGCTGCTCACCGAAGGCGGCGGCCAGGGCTTCTGCGTGAACCTGTCGGTCGATACCGGCTCGGTCGATATCATGGAGCTCTGCAACGAGCTTGGCGCGCTCTACATCGACACGGTCAACGAGCCTTGGCTCGGCTTCTATTTCGACGCCTCGAAGGGCGCCGAAGCGCGCTCCAACTACGCGTTGCGCGAAACGACGCTGGCCGCCAAGAAGGCACGTAAGCCCGGCTCGACCACAGCCGTCTCCTGCTGCGGCGCCAACCCCGGCATGGTCTCCTTTTTCGTCAAGCAGGCGCTGCTGAACGTTGCTTCCGACCTGAAGCTCAATGCCCCGCAGCCGAAGACCAAGGCCGAATGGGCGGACCTGATGCGGCAGGCCGGCATCAAGGGCGTCCACATCGCTGAGCGCGACACGCAACGCTCCAAGTCGCCGAAGCCGCCGGAGGTCTTCGTCAACACCTGGTCGGTCGAAGGCTTCCTCTCGGAAGGCGTACAGCCGTCCGAACTCGGCTGGGGCACCCATGAAAAGTGGATGCCGGAGAATGCACACACGCATGAGGCCGGCTGCGGCGCTGCGATCTACCTGATGCAGCCCGGAGCCAATACGCGCGTGCGCACCTGGTGCCCGACGCGCGGCGCGCAATACGGCTTCCTCGTCACCCACAACGAGTCGATCTCGATCTCCGATTATTTCACGGTGCGTGACGCTTCGGGCACCGCGGTCTTCCGGCCTACCTGCCACTATGCCTATCATCCGGCGGACGATGCCGTGCTGTCGCTGCACGAGATGTTCGGCTCCGGCAAGATGCAGACGAAGCACCACATCCTCGACGAAAACGAAATCGTCGACGGCATCGACGAACTCGGTGTGCTGCTCTACGGCCACGGCAACAATGCCTACTGGTTCGGCTCGCAGCTCTCCATCGAGGAGACGCGTGAACTCGCGCCCTATCAGAACGCCACCGGCCTGCAGGTGACCTCGGCCGTGCTCGGCGGCATGGTCTGGGCGCTGGAGCACCCGAACGAAGGCATCGTCGAGGCCGACGAGATCGACTTCGAGCGTCTGCTGGAGATCCAGACGCCCTATCTCGGCCCGGTGAAGGGCTATTACACCGACTGGACGCCGCTCGAAGGTCGCCCGGGCCTGTTCCCGGAAGATATCGACACGAGTGATCCCTGGCAGTTCAAGAACGTGCTGGTGCGTTAG
- a CDS encoding acetoacetate decarboxylase, producing MKIDDVRRNAYSMPLTNPSFPPGPYKFYDREYFIISYRTDMEALQAVVPEPLEIVDNIVKYEFIRMPDSTGFGDYTETGQAIPVRLNGVEGVYIHSMYLDDDAPIAGGRELWGFPKKRATPKIAVESDVLVGTLHYGSVLCASGTMGYKHRPVDHDTVMHALTVPNFILKIIPHVDGTPRICELVRYHLEEINLKEAWTGPAALGLFPHALADVARLPVKEVVSALHFKCDLTLGLGEVAFDYLAK from the coding sequence ATGAAAATCGACGACGTCCGACGCAACGCCTATTCGATGCCGCTGACCAATCCGTCGTTTCCGCCCGGGCCCTACAAATTCTACGACCGCGAATATTTTATCATCAGCTATCGCACCGACATGGAAGCGCTGCAGGCCGTGGTGCCGGAGCCGCTCGAAATCGTCGATAATATCGTGAAATACGAATTCATCCGCATGCCGGATTCCACCGGCTTCGGCGACTACACCGAAACCGGGCAGGCGATTCCGGTGCGCCTCAATGGCGTCGAGGGTGTCTATATCCACTCGATGTATCTCGACGACGATGCGCCGATTGCGGGCGGCCGCGAGCTTTGGGGCTTCCCGAAGAAGCGCGCGACGCCAAAGATCGCCGTGGAAAGCGACGTGCTGGTCGGCACGCTGCATTACGGTTCGGTGCTCTGTGCGTCCGGCACCATGGGCTACAAACATCGCCCGGTGGATCATGACACGGTGATGCATGCGCTGACGGTGCCGAACTTTATTCTCAAGATCATCCCGCATGTCGACGGCACACCGCGCATCTGCGAGCTGGTGCGCTATCACCTGGAAGAGATCAATCTGAAGGAAGCCTGGACCGGACCCGCGGCACTCGGGCTGTTCCCGCATGCGCTGGCGGATGTGGCGCGTTTGCCGGTGAAAGAGGTCGTGTCGGCGTTGCACTTCAAGTGCGACCTGACGTTGGGATTGGGCGAAGTGGCGTTTGATTATCTAGCGAAATAG
- a CDS encoding MaoC family dehydratase — MEAIRAKLIPLEQYRKLLNGPELVSEWLMVDQTMIDTFADATRDHQFIHTDPERAKAETPFGGTIAHGFLTLSLLSTLAFDAMPGVERTRMGVNHGFERVRFNSPVKSGTRVRGKFRLVKLTERVVSLQSAWDAVIEVEGVTKPALEAYWITLALLDPNTD; from the coding sequence ATGGAAGCGATCCGCGCCAAGCTGATTCCGCTGGAACAATATCGCAAGCTACTCAACGGACCCGAACTCGTGTCGGAATGGCTGATGGTCGATCAGACGATGATCGATACGTTTGCAGACGCCACCCGCGATCATCAGTTCATCCACACCGATCCCGAGCGCGCCAAGGCTGAGACGCCGTTTGGCGGTACGATCGCCCATGGATTTCTAACGTTGTCATTGCTGTCGACGCTGGCTTTCGATGCGATGCCGGGCGTCGAGCGAACGCGGATGGGCGTCAACCATGGCTTCGAGCGCGTGCGGTTCAACAGTCCGGTCAAATCCGGCACGCGGGTGCGCGGCAAGTTTCGCTTGGTCAAGCTGACCGAACGCGTGGTTTCGCTGCAATCGGCCTGGGATGCGGTTATCGAAGTGGAAGGTGTGACCAAACCGGCTTTAGAAGCGTACTGGATCACGCTGGCGCTGCTGGATCCCAACACCGACTGA
- a CDS encoding MgtC/SapB family protein → MRFLATFQTYDFLDTLLSLATAFVLGTLIGAERQYRQRTAGLRTNVLVALGAAAFVDLAMQLHGADGAVRVIAYVVSGIGFLGAGVIMKEGTNVRGLNTAATLWSSAAVGSCAGADMIAQAIALTFFVLAGNTLLRPLVNAINRAPLDAKSSEVTYYVRLTVSPEVVPEMRERLQETLEAAKYPVGDVDVIEQSDTQQEIVATLVSTAVDPKELDAVAARLEAYAGVRNATWDVSTKD, encoded by the coding sequence ATGCGATTTTTGGCGACATTCCAGACTTACGACTTCCTCGATACGCTGCTCAGCCTGGCCACGGCCTTTGTGCTGGGCACGCTGATCGGTGCGGAGCGACAATATCGCCAGCGCACCGCGGGCCTGCGCACCAATGTACTGGTGGCGCTCGGGGCGGCCGCTTTCGTCGATCTTGCGATGCAGCTGCACGGTGCCGATGGCGCGGTGCGCGTGATCGCCTATGTCGTCTCCGGCATCGGCTTTCTCGGTGCGGGCGTCATCATGAAGGAAGGCACCAATGTGCGCGGCCTCAATACGGCGGCGACGCTGTGGAGTTCCGCGGCGGTCGGCTCCTGCGCCGGCGCGGACATGATCGCACAGGCTATCGCGCTTACGTTTTTCGTGCTGGCCGGCAATACGCTGCTGCGGCCGCTGGTGAATGCGATCAACCGGGCGCCGCTGGACGCGAAGTCGTCGGAAGTGACCTACTACGTGCGGCTCACGGTCTCGCCCGAGGTAGTACCCGAGATGCGCGAGCGCCTGCAGGAGACGCTGGAAGCCGCAAAATATCCAGTCGGCGATGTCGATGTGATCGAGCAGAGCGACACCCAGCAGGAGATCGTCGCCACGCTGGTCTCGACGGCCGTCGATCCCAAGGAGCTGGATGCTGTGGCCGCCCGGCTCGAGGCGTATGCGGGTGTGCGCAACGCCACATGGGACGTCAGCACCAAGGACTAG
- a CDS encoding WD40 repeat domain-containing protein, with the protein MMSDFNPLQEQESIVSVTDRVLPVAIGASVTSVHFLGDKAAFVGAEEKVTLVDPAGAMSPVEVAFGGILCSTSDGKRIVMGCDDGKVVVLDRDGAVSTFATDAKRRWIDSVALHPDGAVAWSAGKTAFVQAPKGEVKFFEVPSTVGGLAFAPKGLRLAIAHYNGVTLWFPNMAGNAEVLEWAGSHLGVTFSPDNKFLVTAMHEPALHGWRLVDGKHMRMTGYPARVRSIAWSAGGKGLATSGADTVIIWPFASKDGPMGKEPAMLAPLKAKVTMVACHPKQDILAAGYSDGTILMVRMTDGAEILVRANKGQPVSALAWNAKGTLLAFADQDGDAGLLEL; encoded by the coding sequence ATGATGTCCGATTTCAATCCGCTGCAGGAGCAGGAATCCATCGTTTCGGTCACCGACCGCGTGCTGCCGGTGGCCATCGGTGCGTCGGTCACATCAGTGCATTTTCTCGGTGACAAGGCTGCCTTCGTTGGCGCCGAGGAGAAAGTCACATTGGTCGATCCGGCGGGTGCCATGTCGCCCGTCGAGGTCGCATTCGGTGGCATCCTGTGCTCGACCTCCGACGGCAAGCGCATCGTCATGGGCTGTGACGACGGCAAGGTCGTCGTGCTCGACCGCGACGGCGCAGTCTCGACCTTTGCGACCGACGCCAAGAGGCGCTGGATCGACAGTGTAGCTTTGCATCCCGACGGCGCTGTTGCGTGGTCGGCGGGCAAGACGGCCTTCGTGCAGGCGCCGAAGGGCGAGGTGAAATTCTTCGAGGTGCCATCGACCGTTGGCGGCCTTGCATTCGCGCCCAAAGGGCTGCGGCTCGCGATAGCCCACTACAACGGCGTGACGCTATGGTTTCCCAACATGGCCGGCAATGCCGAAGTGCTGGAATGGGCCGGTTCGCATCTCGGCGTGACCTTCAGCCCGGACAACAAGTTTCTGGTCACCGCAATGCATGAGCCGGCGCTGCATGGCTGGCGTCTCGTGGACGGCAAGCACATGCGCATGACCGGCTATCCGGCACGCGTGCGCTCCATTGCCTGGAGCGCCGGCGGCAAGGGTCTGGCAACCTCGGGCGCCGATACGGTTATCATCTGGCCGTTCGCGAGCAAGGACGGCCCGATGGGCAAGGAGCCGGCGATGCTGGCGCCGCTCAAGGCCAAGGTCACCATGGTGGCCTGTCATCCCAAGCAGGACATCCTGGCCGCCGGTTACAGTGACGGCACCATCCTGATGGTCCGCATGACCGACGGCGCGGAAATTCTGGTGCGGGCCAACAAGGGGCAGCCCGTCAGCGCGCTGGCCTGGAATGCCAAGGGTACGCTGCTGGCTTTTGCCGATCAGGACGGCGACGCCGGGTTGCTGGAGCTGTAG